From a region of the Syntrophorhabdaceae bacterium genome:
- a CDS encoding type 1 glutamine amidotransferase domain-containing protein, producing the protein MKILMVMTSHDTLGNTGRKTGFWLEEFAAPYYTFLDAGAVVTVASPKGGEPPLDPKSDTPEGQTNATTRFKKDRATQSVLAHTVKLAQVVADDYDAIFYPGGHGPMWDMPDNPTSIALIEAFLKADKPVGAVCHAPVALVNVRGKDGKYLVEGRRVTGFTNAEEEEVGLTAVVPFLLEDRLKERGGVFSKAVNWAPYVQVDGTLVTGQNPASSGPAALELMKLLGSA; encoded by the coding sequence ATGAAAATCCTGATGGTGATGACCTCTCACGACACCCTCGGAAACACCGGCCGAAAGACCGGCTTTTGGCTGGAGGAGTTCGCTGCTCCCTATTATACCTTCCTCGACGCAGGCGCCGTAGTGACCGTTGCTTCACCCAAGGGGGGCGAGCCCCCGCTCGATCCTAAGAGCGATACCCCCGAAGGTCAAACTAATGCGACCACGCGCTTCAAGAAGGACCGGGCAACGCAGTCTGTGCTCGCCCACACGGTGAAGCTCGCCCAGGTCGTGGCCGATGACTACGACGCGATCTTCTATCCGGGCGGACACGGCCCAATGTGGGATATGCCCGACAACCCGACGTCCATCGCACTCATCGAGGCCTTCCTAAAAGCCGACAAGCCGGTCGGCGCGGTCTGTCACGCTCCGGTCGCCCTCGTGAACGTGCGCGGAAAGGACGGCAAGTATCTGGTAGAAGGCAGGCGGGTGACGGGGTTCACCAATGCTGAAGAAGAAGAGGTGGGCCTTACGGCCGTCGTTCCTTTCCTGCTGGAAGACCGGTTAAAAGAGCGTGGAGGCGTCTTCAGTAAGGCCGTGAATTGGGCCCCCTACGTCCAGGTCGACGGCACACTGGTGACCGGCCAAAATCCGGCTTCTTCGGGACCCGCGGCATTGGAGCTGATGAAACTGCTTGGCTCTGCCTGA